One stretch of Amycolatopsis tolypomycina DNA includes these proteins:
- a CDS encoding pyridoxal phosphate-dependent decarboxylase family protein, which translates to MPALLARAAELGARYRASLADRPVARPVDPAALRAGFGGPLPKEPSPPSEVLEQLARAAEPGLVATAGPRFFGFVIGGALPAATAADVLAAGWDQNGFNAVLSPAAAAAEDVAGGWLKELLGIPAGASAGFVTGGQAANTAGLAAARHHVLAEAGWDVERDGLAGAPRVRVVASEERHATVDRALRLLGFGTRVVEPVKAGPQGAIDVGDLRRVCEAGRGPLIVCLQAGNVNTGACDDLRAARAAAGDAWIHVDGAFGLWAAANPKTRALLDGVELADSWACDGHKWLNVPYDSGFVFCARPDVHAAAIAYRAAYLTGAGEVSGMGDLTLESSRRARGFAVWAALRELGRDGVAELVDRCCRLARRFAGRLADGGAEIANDVVLNQVLVSFGDDTDALIRKVQDDGTCWLGGTTWRGRRYLRISVSGWATTEADVDRSAAAVLRLAQ; encoded by the coding sequence ATGCCTGCCCTGCTGGCCCGCGCCGCCGAACTGGGCGCCCGCTACCGCGCGTCCCTTGCGGACCGGCCCGTCGCCCGGCCCGTCGACCCCGCCGCTCTCCGGGCCGGCTTCGGCGGGCCGCTGCCGAAGGAGCCGAGCCCACCGTCCGAAGTGCTCGAACAGCTCGCCCGCGCCGCCGAACCCGGGCTCGTCGCCACCGCCGGGCCGCGCTTCTTCGGCTTCGTCATCGGCGGTGCCCTCCCCGCCGCCACCGCGGCGGACGTCCTGGCCGCCGGGTGGGACCAGAACGGCTTCAACGCCGTCCTCTCGCCCGCCGCGGCCGCCGCCGAGGACGTGGCCGGTGGCTGGCTCAAGGAGCTGCTCGGCATCCCGGCGGGCGCCTCCGCCGGGTTCGTCACCGGCGGACAGGCCGCGAACACCGCCGGCCTCGCCGCCGCGCGGCACCACGTGCTCGCCGAAGCCGGCTGGGACGTCGAGCGCGACGGGCTCGCCGGGGCCCCGCGCGTCCGGGTCGTCGCGAGCGAAGAACGGCACGCCACCGTCGACCGCGCCCTGCGGCTGCTCGGCTTCGGCACCCGGGTCGTCGAGCCGGTCAAGGCCGGTCCGCAGGGCGCGATCGACGTCGGCGACCTCCGCCGGGTGTGCGAAGCCGGCCGCGGGCCGCTGATCGTCTGCCTGCAGGCGGGGAACGTCAACACCGGCGCGTGCGACGACCTCCGGGCCGCCCGTGCGGCCGCGGGCGACGCCTGGATCCACGTCGACGGCGCCTTCGGCCTCTGGGCCGCGGCGAATCCGAAAACCCGCGCCCTGCTCGACGGCGTCGAACTCGCCGACTCCTGGGCCTGCGACGGCCACAAGTGGCTCAACGTCCCGTACGACTCCGGCTTCGTCTTCTGCGCCCGCCCGGACGTCCACGCCGCCGCGATCGCCTACCGGGCCGCCTATCTCACCGGCGCCGGCGAGGTGTCCGGCATGGGCGACCTGACGCTGGAGTCGTCGCGCCGCGCCCGCGGGTTCGCCGTCTGGGCGGCGCTGCGCGAGCTGGGCCGCGACGGCGTCGCCGAGCTCGTCGACCGCTGCTGCCGGCTCGCGCGCCGCTTCGCCGGGAGGCTCGCCGACGGCGGTGCCGAGATCGCCAACGACGTCGTCCTCAACCAGGTCCTGGTGTCCTTCGGCGACGACACCGACGCGCTCATCCGGAAGGTCCAGGACGACGGCACGTGCTGGCTCGGCGGCACCACCTGGCGCGGCCGCCGGTACCTGCGGATCTCGGTGTCCGGCT
- a CDS encoding YdeI/OmpD-associated family protein — protein sequence MDKVLEVSSAEEWRAWLAAARETSVWLVIRRKGSAVPGVRIHEAMEQALCFGWIDSKALRRDADSTYLCFTPRKPGSTWSRVNRERVARLTAAGLMTPAGQAVVDLARRTGTWDVLAEAQDGVVPPDLRTALDADAVSARYFAEFPPSSRRLILEWIARAKRPETRQRRIATTVALARENRRAAHPPVVSGKAG from the coding sequence ATGGACAAGGTGTTGGAGGTCTCCTCGGCCGAGGAGTGGCGTGCGTGGCTCGCGGCGGCTCGCGAGACATCGGTGTGGCTGGTGATCCGGCGCAAGGGGAGCGCGGTGCCGGGGGTGCGGATCCACGAGGCGATGGAGCAGGCGCTGTGCTTCGGGTGGATCGACAGCAAGGCGCTGCGACGGGACGCCGACAGCACGTACCTGTGCTTCACGCCGCGGAAGCCGGGAAGCACCTGGAGCCGGGTGAACCGGGAGCGGGTGGCGCGGCTGACGGCGGCCGGGCTGATGACGCCGGCCGGTCAGGCGGTGGTCGACCTGGCCCGGCGGACCGGGACGTGGGACGTGCTGGCCGAGGCGCAGGACGGCGTGGTGCCGCCGGATCTGCGGACCGCGCTCGACGCGGATGCCGTGTCAGCGCGGTACTTCGCGGAGTTCCCACCCTCGTCGCGGCGGCTGATCCTGGAGTGGATCGCTCGCGCGAAACGGCCGGAGACCCGGCAGCGGCGGATCGCGACGACGGTGGCGCTGGCCCGGGAGAACCGCCGGGCCGCCCACCCACCCGTCGTGAGTGGTAAGGCGGGTTAG
- a CDS encoding GNAT family N-acetyltransferase, translated as METPLSTDRLVIRDWTPADAEAAFAVYGAEDVTHWLTPAMDRVGDIGAMRAVLHAWQEAQPNLPPPRGRWAIERKEDGAVIGGLGIRLLPPFEEDLELSWQLAPGVWGKGYASEAATALIEWAFTQDTEELFAVARPNNTRAIAVAKRLGMNWVGETDKYYNLRLQVYRIRHTDIIG; from the coding sequence ATGGAGACCCCGTTGAGCACCGACCGGCTCGTGATCCGGGACTGGACGCCTGCCGACGCCGAAGCCGCGTTCGCCGTCTACGGCGCGGAGGACGTCACGCACTGGCTGACCCCGGCCATGGACCGCGTCGGCGACATCGGCGCGATGCGCGCGGTGCTGCACGCCTGGCAGGAGGCGCAGCCGAACCTGCCGCCGCCGCGCGGCCGGTGGGCGATCGAGCGCAAAGAGGACGGTGCGGTGATCGGCGGCCTCGGCATCCGGCTGCTGCCACCGTTCGAAGAGGACCTCGAACTGAGCTGGCAGCTCGCCCCCGGCGTCTGGGGCAAGGGCTACGCGTCCGAGGCGGCGACCGCGCTCATCGAGTGGGCGTTCACCCAGGACACCGAGGAGCTGTTCGCCGTCGCGCGGCCGAACAACACGCGGGCGATCGCGGTCGCCAAGCGGCTCGGCATGAACTGGGTCGGCGAGACCGACAAGTACTACAACCTGCGGCTGCAGGTGTACCGGATCCGGCACACCGACATCATCGGCTGA
- a CDS encoding nitroreductase family deazaflavin-dependent oxidoreductase has product MRGVFAGFGKSRAFAVLGRALVPADRVLLRISGGRVGVGAAVGLRTLLLTTIGRRSGEPRQVPLLYVERAGGYVVIGSNWGGEEHPAWSANLLANPAATVALHGRAIDVAGRLLTGDERREMWDAVAAYWPAYDRYAVRAEHREIRVFLLEPVSR; this is encoded by the coding sequence TTGCGGGGTGTCTTCGCCGGGTTCGGCAAGAGCAGGGCGTTCGCGGTGCTCGGGCGGGCGCTGGTGCCCGCCGACCGGGTGCTGCTGCGGATCAGCGGCGGCCGGGTCGGCGTCGGCGCGGCGGTGGGGCTGCGGACGCTGCTGCTCACGACGATCGGGCGGCGCAGCGGCGAGCCCCGCCAGGTGCCGCTGCTGTACGTCGAGCGGGCCGGCGGGTACGTCGTGATCGGCTCGAACTGGGGCGGCGAGGAGCACCCGGCGTGGTCGGCGAACCTGCTGGCGAACCCGGCGGCGACGGTCGCGCTGCACGGGCGCGCGATCGACGTCGCCGGGCGGCTCCTGACCGGGGACGAGCGCCGGGAGATGTGGGACGCGGTCGCGGCCTACTGGCCCGCGTACGACCGGTACGCCGTGCGGGCCGAGCACCGCGAAATCCGCGTCTTCCTGCTGGAGCCGGTCAGCCGATGA
- a CDS encoding class I SAM-dependent DNA methyltransferase: MTSPETAAEVFDALGTDYETAFPDQTGQKAVLEWLLGRLSPGATVVDLGSGTGRPVAETLAAAGHDITGYDISAKMIEIARARVPAARFEQADLRALTRPAGSLDAVTAFFSLLQMTRGELDAVLAKVATWLVPGGHFVLGTVAADADEVESSFLGHPIRASSYLPGKFVARLEGAGLEIVYRELVRYESSHPGVRPEEQLYLTARRPG, from the coding sequence ATGACCAGCCCCGAAACCGCCGCCGAGGTCTTCGACGCGCTCGGCACGGACTACGAGACCGCCTTTCCCGATCAGACCGGGCAGAAGGCCGTGCTCGAATGGCTGCTCGGCCGCCTCTCGCCCGGCGCCACGGTCGTCGACCTCGGCTCGGGCACCGGCCGTCCAGTCGCCGAGACCCTCGCCGCCGCCGGGCACGACATCACCGGGTATGACATCTCGGCGAAGATGATCGAAATCGCGCGAGCCCGGGTCCCGGCCGCGCGGTTCGAACAGGCCGACCTCCGTGCGCTGACCCGGCCTGCTGGGAGCCTGGACGCCGTCACGGCATTCTTTTCCCTCCTCCAGATGACCCGCGGCGAACTCGACGCGGTGCTGGCCAAGGTGGCGACGTGGCTCGTGCCCGGCGGCCACTTCGTGCTCGGCACGGTGGCCGCGGACGCCGACGAGGTCGAGTCCAGCTTCCTCGGGCACCCGATCCGCGCGAGCAGCTACTTGCCCGGGAAGTTCGTCGCGCGGCTGGAGGGCGCCGGCCTGGAGATCGTCTACCGCGAACTGGTCCGGTACGAGTCGAGCCATCCCGGCGTCCGGCCGGAGGAACAGCTCTACCTGACCGCGCGCAGGCCCGGCTGA
- a CDS encoding PucR family transcriptional regulator, whose product MGIEALARPVPREHRELLREMLARLPEFADRLARLLSEQDEFYRQVEDVAPGELRQVCRANLERALTALAEGHGLALDAARKTGLTQARQGIPLPAVLRAFRIGGTFVYEGLLELAGPEFLNPTRTIEINSYVWKAIDLYSDALTTAYEEVAAEPSHANARLLDDLLRGRLAGQAEMEAAARELGLPTAGMFVAVVTERVEPDDHDSVEALLRARRWRSAWRPGGEAGLVAVDRIEDVRRLREVLGSLPVAAGMSKPFTGFPDVPDALHRARIARRSLPSATAGVVVFGDSPVTTLVAAAPGMARDVVRSALAGVLALPAAERKVLLDTLLAWFAGHGSAKEAADRLFVHPNTVRYRLRRVQELTKRDLTDPVDIGELYVALESVRLDPEPE is encoded by the coding sequence ATGGGCATCGAAGCTCTGGCCAGGCCGGTACCTCGCGAGCACCGCGAGCTGCTGCGCGAGATGCTGGCCAGGCTCCCCGAGTTCGCCGACCGCCTGGCCCGGCTGCTCAGTGAGCAGGACGAGTTCTACCGGCAGGTCGAGGACGTCGCCCCCGGCGAGCTGCGGCAGGTCTGCCGGGCCAACCTCGAACGCGCGCTGACGGCACTGGCCGAGGGCCACGGCCTCGCCCTCGACGCCGCCCGCAAGACCGGGCTCACCCAGGCGCGCCAGGGCATCCCCCTGCCCGCGGTGCTGCGCGCGTTCCGGATCGGCGGCACCTTCGTCTACGAAGGACTCCTCGAGCTGGCCGGCCCGGAGTTCCTCAACCCGACCCGGACGATCGAGATCAACTCCTACGTCTGGAAGGCGATCGACCTCTACTCCGACGCGCTGACCACGGCGTACGAGGAGGTCGCGGCCGAGCCGTCGCACGCGAACGCGCGGCTGCTGGACGACCTGCTGCGCGGCCGGCTCGCCGGCCAGGCGGAGATGGAGGCCGCGGCCCGCGAGCTGGGCCTGCCGACCGCGGGCATGTTCGTCGCGGTGGTCACCGAACGCGTCGAGCCGGACGACCACGACTCCGTCGAGGCGCTGCTGCGGGCGCGGCGCTGGCGGTCGGCGTGGCGGCCCGGCGGCGAGGCGGGCCTGGTCGCGGTCGACCGGATCGAGGACGTCCGGCGGCTGCGCGAGGTGCTGGGTTCGCTGCCGGTGGCGGCCGGGATGAGCAAGCCGTTCACCGGCTTCCCCGACGTCCCGGACGCCCTGCACCGGGCCCGGATCGCCCGCCGCTCGCTGCCGTCGGCGACGGCCGGCGTGGTGGTGTTCGGCGACTCGCCGGTGACGACGCTGGTCGCGGCGGCGCCGGGGATGGCCCGCGACGTCGTCCGGTCGGCGCTGGCCGGCGTGCTCGCCCTGCCGGCGGCGGAGCGCAAGGTCCTGCTCGACACGCTGCTGGCGTGGTTCGCCGGCCACGGTTCGGCGAAGGAGGCGGCCGACCGCCTGTTCGTGCACCCCAACACGGTCCGCTACCGGCTGCGCCGCGTGCAGGAGCTGACCAAGCGCGACCTCACCGACCCGGTGGACATCGGCGAGCTGTACGTCGCACTCGAGTCGGTCCGCCTGGATCCGGAGCCGGAGTGA
- a CDS encoding DUF2975 domain-containing protein: MVTERWAVAALRFFLVVLFGVLVVFQTMSLPGGIAYHAQQNPHDAPLRWPLTAIAVFLVLCVQVVVVATWKLLTLVKKDRIFTPASLKWVDAIVWAVAAAWLVVAGMLLFVGFNADDPGMPMLLFLVTVAITVVGLLMVVMRALLRQATALRSDMETVI; this comes from the coding sequence ATGGTTACCGAGAGATGGGCCGTTGCCGCGCTCAGATTCTTCCTCGTGGTGCTGTTCGGCGTCCTCGTCGTATTCCAGACGATGTCCCTGCCGGGCGGCATCGCCTACCACGCGCAGCAGAACCCGCACGACGCTCCGCTGCGCTGGCCGCTGACCGCCATCGCCGTGTTCCTCGTGCTGTGCGTGCAGGTGGTGGTCGTTGCGACGTGGAAGCTGCTGACCCTGGTCAAGAAGGACCGGATCTTCACCCCGGCGTCCCTGAAGTGGGTCGACGCGATCGTCTGGGCGGTCGCGGCCGCGTGGCTGGTGGTCGCCGGCATGCTGCTGTTCGTCGGCTTCAACGCGGACGACCCGGGGATGCCGATGCTGCTGTTCCTGGTGACGGTGGCGATCACGGTGGTCGGCCTGCTGATGGTGGTCATGCGCGCCCTGCTGCGGCAGGCGACGGCGCTGCGCTCCGACATGGAAACGGTCATCTGA
- a CDS encoding helix-turn-helix domain-containing protein — protein sequence MPIVVRIDVELAKRKMSVGEFAEKVGLTPANVAVLKNGRAKAVRFSTLEAMCRVLGCQPGDLLEWVEDEV from the coding sequence ATGCCGATCGTCGTGCGCATCGACGTCGAACTGGCCAAGCGCAAGATGAGCGTCGGGGAGTTCGCGGAGAAGGTCGGGCTGACCCCGGCCAACGTGGCGGTGCTGAAGAACGGCCGCGCCAAGGCGGTCCGCTTCAGCACCTTGGAGGCGATGTGCCGGGTGCTCGGCTGCCAGCCCGGCGACCTGCTGGAGTGGGTCGAGGACGAGGTCTAG
- a CDS encoding MarR family winged helix-turn-helix transcriptional regulator: MDQEGPRWLSPAEKEAWTGLVSLILLLPGRLEAPLQHEAGLTLFEYLTLSHISEAPERRLRMSELAYLANGSLSRLSNVVKRFEQRGWVRRSPDPDDGRYTLVALSDAGFGVVKGAAPTHVRSVLDVLDPLTAAEQETLARIAAKLRVRPADLG; the protein is encoded by the coding sequence ATGGACCAAGAAGGCCCGCGCTGGCTCAGCCCGGCCGAAAAAGAAGCCTGGACCGGGCTGGTCTCGCTCATCCTGCTGCTCCCGGGCCGCCTCGAGGCGCCGCTGCAGCACGAAGCCGGCCTGACGCTCTTCGAGTACCTCACCCTCAGCCACATCTCGGAGGCGCCCGAGCGCCGGCTGCGGATGAGCGAACTCGCCTACCTGGCCAACGGTTCGCTCTCCCGGCTGTCCAATGTGGTCAAGCGGTTCGAGCAGCGCGGCTGGGTCCGGCGTTCGCCGGACCCGGATGACGGCCGGTACACCCTCGTCGCCCTCTCCGATGCCGGGTTCGGCGTCGTGAAAGGGGCCGCGCCGACGCACGTGCGGAGCGTGCTGGACGTCCTCGACCCGCTCACCGCGGCCGAGCAGGAGACGCTCGCCCGGATCGCCGCCAAGCTGCGCGTGCGGCCCGCCGACCTGGGCTAG
- a CDS encoding RidA family protein, whose product MKSFEGKRMFYVTPGYSPRHLEALHYSQAVRIGNRVEISGQGGWDDNTVFPADLEEEIIRAFDNVERTLATASASWADVVSVDSFHIPTAPDTIGDEHTRVMVEQFRKRMGDRAPIWTQIGVAALGAPGMRVEIRATAVVAED is encoded by the coding sequence GTGAAGTCATTCGAAGGGAAGCGCATGTTCTACGTAACTCCCGGCTACAGCCCCCGCCACCTCGAGGCACTGCACTACAGCCAGGCGGTCCGCATCGGCAACCGGGTGGAGATATCGGGCCAGGGCGGCTGGGACGACAACACGGTGTTCCCGGCGGACCTGGAGGAGGAGATCATCCGGGCGTTCGACAACGTGGAGCGGACACTGGCCACGGCGAGCGCGAGCTGGGCGGACGTGGTGTCGGTGGATTCGTTCCACATCCCGACCGCGCCGGACACGATCGGGGACGAGCACACGCGGGTGATGGTGGAGCAGTTCCGCAAGCGGATGGGTGACCGGGCACCGATCTGGACGCAGATCGGCGTCGCGGCGCTGGGGGCACCGGGGATGCGGGTGGAGATCCGAGCCACGGCCGTGGTCGCCGAGGACTGA
- a CDS encoding DUF3068 domain-containing protein: MRRALGLILLALGVFAVAGAVLLPTYVYPRLAKVPLDQDSTSVLEGTASKVLAVTDKGAGPVTEIRKDAKLTATARVQANFARPEMRADTDYAVWLLAVQVKDDDDGTVVSASKRQVCFDRRTAEGYDPRGDADPKCTKESSYVTELKDKADKDGEKPPEQNIYQSQPGLNFKFPFGTEQKDYQVYDDNTGKAVTARFTGTEEVNGIETYKFVQTIGDTKLETKSVPGSLVGLTDPTVDADLYYRGINTMWVEPVTGVQVKQQQQQHQELRPATGAPTVVFDGTLAYNGETIAKMVDQINENKGKLEFLSSTGPLWLGIGGGVLIVGAVYLLARRRPAAPPAPPARRRVPVGAGR; the protein is encoded by the coding sequence TTGCGACGAGCTTTGGGCCTGATCTTGCTGGCGCTGGGGGTCTTCGCGGTCGCCGGGGCGGTGCTGCTGCCGACCTACGTCTACCCGAGGCTCGCCAAGGTGCCGCTCGACCAGGATTCGACGTCGGTGCTGGAAGGCACCGCGAGCAAGGTCCTCGCCGTGACCGACAAGGGCGCCGGCCCGGTCACCGAGATCCGCAAGGACGCCAAGCTGACCGCCACCGCCCGCGTCCAGGCGAACTTCGCCCGGCCGGAGATGCGCGCGGACACCGACTACGCGGTCTGGCTGCTCGCCGTGCAGGTCAAGGACGACGACGACGGCACCGTGGTCAGCGCGAGCAAGCGGCAGGTCTGCTTCGACCGGCGCACCGCCGAGGGCTACGACCCGCGTGGCGACGCCGACCCGAAGTGCACCAAGGAAAGCAGCTACGTCACCGAACTGAAGGACAAGGCCGACAAGGACGGCGAGAAGCCGCCGGAGCAGAACATCTACCAGTCCCAGCCCGGCCTGAACTTCAAGTTCCCCTTCGGCACCGAGCAGAAGGACTACCAGGTCTACGACGACAACACCGGCAAGGCCGTCACGGCCCGGTTCACCGGCACCGAAGAGGTGAACGGGATCGAGACGTACAAGTTCGTCCAGACCATCGGCGACACCAAGCTCGAGACGAAGTCGGTGCCGGGCTCGCTCGTCGGCCTCACCGACCCGACCGTCGACGCCGACCTCTACTACCGCGGCATCAACACGATGTGGGTGGAGCCGGTCACCGGGGTCCAGGTGAAGCAGCAGCAACAGCAGCACCAGGAACTGCGACCGGCCACCGGCGCGCCGACCGTCGTGTTCGACGGGACGCTGGCCTACAACGGCGAGACGATCGCGAAGATGGTCGACCAGATCAACGAGAACAAGGGCAAGCTGGAGTTCCTGTCGAGCACCGGCCCGCTGTGGCTCGGCATCGGCGGCGGGGTGCTGATCGTCGGCGCCGTCTACCTGCTGGCCCGCCGTCGCCCGGCCGCCCCGCCGGCCCCGCCGGCGCGGCGACGGGTTCCGGTCGGCGCGGGACGTTAG
- a CDS encoding class I SAM-dependent methyltransferase, producing the protein MTLFRTFLTEQTDPDGFYSALAADSVRQLAAHTPLSGRTILDVGGGPGYFSDAFRAAGAVYLGLDPDVGELSARGEPGENMIRASGTELPVRSGSVDICYSSNVLEHVSEPWVMLAEMCRVTKPGGTVFASFTPWYSPWGGHETAPWHFLGGYYARSRYLRKFGKQPKNKFGESLFPVSVGAALRWAKTTPLADLVAGYPRYHPSWAMWIVRIPGLREIASWNLVLVLKKR; encoded by the coding sequence GTGACTCTGTTCCGCACTTTTCTCACCGAGCAGACGGACCCGGACGGCTTCTATTCCGCGCTCGCCGCCGACTCCGTCCGGCAGTTGGCGGCGCACACTCCGCTGTCCGGGCGCACGATCCTCGACGTCGGCGGCGGCCCCGGCTATTTTTCGGACGCCTTCCGCGCGGCCGGCGCGGTCTACCTCGGCTTGGACCCGGACGTCGGCGAGCTGTCCGCCCGCGGCGAGCCGGGGGAGAACATGATCCGCGCGAGCGGCACGGAACTGCCCGTGCGCAGCGGTTCCGTGGACATCTGCTACTCGTCGAACGTACTGGAGCACGTCTCCGAGCCGTGGGTCATGCTCGCCGAGATGTGCCGGGTGACCAAGCCCGGCGGCACGGTGTTCGCGTCGTTCACGCCGTGGTATTCGCCGTGGGGTGGCCACGAGACCGCGCCGTGGCATTTCCTCGGTGGCTACTACGCTCGGAGCCGTTATCTGCGCAAATTCGGGAAGCAGCCGAAGAACAAATTCGGGGAAAGCCTGTTCCCGGTTTCGGTCGGCGCCGCGCTCCGCTGGGCGAAGACGACGCCGCTCGCCGACCTGGTGGCCGGGTATCCGCGGTACCACCCGAGCTGGGCGATGTGGATCGTGCGGATTCCCGGCCTCCGTGAAATTGCTTCCTGGAATCTCGTGCTCGTGCTGAAGAAACGCTAA
- a CDS encoding glycosyltransferase, giving the protein MLLLNWRDTGHPEGGGSERYVERMAEGLARAGYRVEIQCAAYPGATAGEWRDGVRYRRRGNKFGVYAHALRAIRRARADLVVDVQNGMPFFARLVAGCPVLVLVHHVHKEQWISALGETLGRVGWWIESRLAPWLFRKCRYITVSEVTKAELAELGIGRERVTVVPNGLDAPPPCTSERDGEPTLVAVSRLVPHKRIEHAIDVVARLARRWPSLRLEVVGQGPWDEVLRAHAAARGVADRVVLHGWVDEQAKHEILARSWLHLCPSVKEGWGIVIMEAAAHGVPSVAYRAAGGVRESIVEGRTGLLADDFDDFTAQVEGLLADAPRRAALGLAGAERAGEYSWDASAGQFESLVRDVAGCPVPRPRTLVPELAPRT; this is encoded by the coding sequence GTGCTCCTCCTCAACTGGCGCGACACCGGCCACCCCGAAGGCGGCGGTTCGGAACGCTACGTCGAGCGCATGGCCGAAGGCCTGGCCAGAGCGGGGTACCGGGTCGAGATCCAGTGCGCCGCCTACCCGGGCGCGACCGCGGGCGAGTGGCGCGACGGCGTCCGCTACCGGCGCCGCGGCAACAAGTTCGGCGTCTACGCGCACGCGTTGCGCGCCATCCGCCGGGCCCGCGCCGATCTCGTGGTGGACGTGCAGAACGGCATGCCGTTCTTCGCCCGGCTGGTCGCCGGCTGCCCGGTGCTGGTGCTCGTGCACCACGTCCACAAGGAACAGTGGATCAGCGCGCTCGGCGAGACGCTGGGCCGGGTCGGCTGGTGGATCGAGTCGCGGCTGGCGCCGTGGCTGTTCCGCAAGTGCCGCTACATCACCGTTTCCGAGGTCACCAAGGCCGAACTGGCGGAGCTGGGCATCGGCCGCGAGCGGGTCACGGTGGTCCCGAACGGCCTCGACGCGCCCCCGCCCTGCACGTCCGAACGGGACGGCGAACCCACCCTGGTCGCGGTGAGCAGGCTGGTGCCGCACAAGCGGATCGAGCACGCCATCGACGTCGTCGCGCGGCTCGCGCGGCGCTGGCCGTCCCTGCGGCTGGAGGTCGTCGGCCAGGGGCCGTGGGACGAGGTGCTGCGCGCCCACGCGGCCGCGCGCGGGGTCGCCGACCGGGTCGTCCTGCACGGCTGGGTCGACGAGCAGGCCAAGCACGAGATCCTCGCGCGCTCGTGGCTGCACCTGTGCCCGTCGGTCAAGGAGGGCTGGGGCATCGTCATCATGGAGGCCGCGGCGCACGGCGTGCCCTCGGTCGCCTACCGCGCCGCCGGCGGCGTTCGCGAGTCCATTGTGGAAGGGCGCACCGGACTGCTGGCCGACGACTTCGACGATTTCACCGCCCAGGTCGAAGGTCTGCTCGCCGACGCCCCGCGCCGCGCGGCGCTGGGCCTGGCGGGTGCCGAGCGGGCCGGCGAGTACAGCTGGGACGCGAGCGCCGGGCAGTTCGAGTCACTCGTGCGGGACGTCGCCGGCTGTCCGGTGCCCCGCCCGCGCACCCTGGTCCCGGAGCTCGCCCCGCGGACTTGA
- a CDS encoding polysaccharide biosynthesis protein produces the protein MSVDTEVPARTGNRVAAILVSLALAGNNAASYVLSLAAARLLAPGAFGELSSLLAVLVVGVVPAMGLQTVVALRVARSPGLAEGSLFALGLVTSAIVATTALMLSPLLVLLLHLGSLAPALLVTAALGPLTLLGVFHGLLQGSHRFAVLSGLIALEGVGKVGGSLAGLLVSGTPTGALAGAAIGSLAVVVAGWQLCGRPRPRWADRHGGEVFHTAQAMLALVLLVNLDLVLARHTLLAGEAGQYALGAIVTKIAYWLPQAVGVLVLPRFAVSDRRRRVLPVALAVCACLDALVLLVSLVLGPSLLAVIGGARYAGSTMPVWPFALAGSLLALVQILLYARLADGDRRVTALMWSAVGVEALLITTWLHGSPTQVVTAAACTAGALAAAGAVLEVRSRKPA, from the coding sequence TTGAGCGTAGACACCGAAGTCCCGGCGCGGACCGGCAACCGGGTCGCGGCGATCCTCGTCTCACTCGCGCTCGCGGGCAACAACGCGGCGAGCTACGTGCTGAGCCTGGCCGCCGCGCGCCTCCTCGCGCCCGGCGCGTTCGGGGAGCTGAGCTCGCTGCTGGCGGTGCTGGTCGTCGGCGTCGTCCCGGCGATGGGCCTGCAGACGGTGGTGGCGCTGCGGGTGGCGCGCTCGCCCGGGCTGGCCGAGGGGTCGCTGTTCGCGCTCGGCCTGGTGACGAGCGCGATCGTCGCGACGACGGCGTTGATGCTGAGCCCGTTGCTGGTGCTGTTGCTGCACCTGGGTTCGCTGGCGCCGGCGCTGCTGGTGACGGCGGCGCTCGGGCCGCTGACGCTGCTGGGCGTGTTCCACGGTCTCCTGCAGGGCAGCCACCGGTTCGCGGTGCTGTCGGGGCTGATCGCGCTGGAGGGCGTGGGCAAGGTCGGCGGTTCGCTGGCGGGGCTGCTGGTTTCGGGCACCCCGACCGGCGCGCTGGCCGGGGCGGCGATCGGTTCCCTGGCGGTGGTCGTGGCGGGCTGGCAGCTGTGCGGCCGCCCGCGTCCCCGCTGGGCCGACCGCCACGGCGGCGAGGTGTTCCACACGGCGCAGGCGATGCTGGCGCTGGTGCTGCTGGTGAACCTGGACCTGGTCCTGGCCCGGCACACGCTTTTGGCGGGCGAAGCGGGCCAGTACGCGCTGGGGGCGATCGTCACGAAGATCGCGTACTGGCTGCCGCAGGCGGTGGGCGTGCTGGTGCTGCCGCGGTTCGCGGTGTCCGACCGCCGTCGCCGGGTCCTGCCGGTGGCGCTCGCGGTCTGTGCCTGCCTGGACGCGCTGGTGCTGCTGGTGTCGCTGGTGCTGGGACCTTCGCTGCTGGCGGTGATCGGGGGCGCGCGGTACGCGGGCAGCACGATGCCGGTGTGGCCGTTCGCGCTGGCGGGATCGCTGCTGGCCCTGGTCCAGATCCTGCTGTACGCCCGCCTCGCGGACGGCGACCGGCGCGTGACGGCCCTGATGTGGTCGGCGGTCGGCGTGGAGGCACTGCTGATCACGACGTGGCTGCACGGGTCACCCACCCAGGTGGTGACAGCGGCGGCCTGCACGGCCGGAGCCCTGGCCGCGGCCGGGGCGGTTCTCGAGGTCCGGTCGCGCAAACCGGCCTGA